Proteins encoded within one genomic window of Jiangella mangrovi:
- a CDS encoding ABC transporter permease, whose amino-acid sequence MTDTQPAAPEEQQAKPPAEESFGQRFMRELTSGSILVTILSVVLALFIGAILIAASDPEVQEPAKYFFSRPGDTLSAAWDSVSSAYSALFTGSIIDINEYTVGRALRPLAETATNAAPLIAAGLGVALAFRAGLFNIGAEGQIILGAILAGYVGFGMHLPTGLHLIVGVLAGIVGGAIWGGIVGVLKARTGAHEVIVTIMLNYVARFFIAYLLTTAAFQRPGASNPVSPIVDESAQLTRFFDDSRLHLGFVLVLLAAFGVWWLLERSTMGFEFRAVGANPNAARTAGMSVSRTYIWVMLLAGGLAGLAGVMQVLGTERYLTAGISAGIGFDAITVALLGRASPWGTVAAGLLFGALRAGGVPMQAGTGTPIDIILVIQSLIVLFIAAPPLVRAIFRVPVRSAGQPVAGLQRGWGA is encoded by the coding sequence GTGACCGACACCCAGCCGGCCGCGCCCGAGGAGCAGCAGGCGAAGCCGCCCGCCGAAGAGAGCTTCGGCCAGCGGTTCATGCGCGAGCTGACCAGCGGCAGCATCCTGGTGACGATCCTGTCGGTGGTGCTGGCGCTGTTCATCGGCGCCATCCTCATCGCCGCGTCGGACCCCGAGGTGCAGGAGCCGGCGAAGTACTTCTTCTCGCGGCCGGGCGACACCCTGTCGGCTGCCTGGGACTCCGTGAGCAGCGCTTACAGCGCCCTGTTCACCGGATCGATCATCGACATCAACGAGTACACCGTCGGCCGGGCGCTGCGCCCGCTGGCCGAGACCGCGACCAACGCCGCACCGCTCATCGCCGCGGGCCTCGGCGTCGCGCTGGCGTTCCGGGCCGGCCTGTTCAACATCGGCGCCGAGGGCCAGATCATCCTCGGCGCGATCCTGGCCGGCTACGTCGGCTTCGGGATGCACCTGCCGACCGGCCTGCACCTGATCGTCGGCGTGCTGGCCGGCATCGTCGGCGGCGCGATCTGGGGCGGCATCGTCGGTGTGCTGAAGGCGCGGACGGGCGCCCACGAGGTCATCGTCACGATCATGCTCAACTACGTGGCGCGGTTCTTCATCGCCTACCTGCTGACGACGGCGGCCTTCCAGCGGCCAGGCGCGTCGAACCCCGTCAGCCCCATCGTCGACGAGTCCGCGCAGCTGACGCGGTTCTTCGACGACTCCCGGCTGCACCTCGGGTTCGTGCTCGTCCTCCTGGCCGCGTTCGGCGTCTGGTGGCTGCTCGAGCGCAGCACCATGGGCTTCGAGTTCCGCGCCGTCGGCGCCAACCCGAACGCCGCGCGCACGGCCGGCATGTCGGTCAGCCGCACCTACATCTGGGTGATGCTGCTGGCCGGTGGCCTGGCCGGCCTGGCCGGCGTCATGCAGGTGCTCGGGACGGAGCGGTACCTGACGGCCGGCATCTCCGCCGGCATCGGGTTCGACGCCATCACCGTCGCGCTGCTCGGCCGCGCGAGTCCGTGGGGGACGGTGGCCGCCGGGCTGCTGTTCGGCGCACTGCGCGCCGGCGGTGTGCCCATGCAGGCCGGCACCGGCACGCCCATCGACATCATCCTGGTCATCCAGTCGCTCATCGTCCTGTTCATCGCGGCGCCGCCGCTGGTTCGCGCCATCTTCCGGGTGCCCGTCCGGTCGGCCGGCCAACCCGTCGCCGGGCTGCAGAGGGGGTGGGGCGCGTGA
- a CDS encoding ABC transporter permease subunit, with product MSAPTIQAPPPAAVSPEELALRPSWKTPIVFGVLALVALITFGILGESGQTSTFGISTGSDAWQIDPLALSSQPVALGLSLVCVVIAAYSAWLVRAGQAVPMWLTVLFTVAFVLAFLVWAVAGEQISFTSLLQGALALSVPLVFGALSGVLCERAGVINIAIEGQLLAGAFLSAVVATLTGSLYVGLIAAIVAGLLVAFVLAVFAIKYIVNQIIVGVVLNVLVIGVTNFLYGQLLAPEAATWNSPGTLPRIEIPLLSEIPVIGPVLFEQTIVVYAMYVTVILVQIALFRTRWGLRVRAVGEHPKAADTLGIQVNKVRFRNVLLGGAVAGLGGAFFTLGNVGAFSREMSAGQGFIALAAMIFGRWSPLGALGAALLFGFANNLQSLLGIIGTPIPSEFMLMLPYILTIFAVAGLVGRVRAPAADGEPYVKS from the coding sequence GTGAGCGCGCCGACCATTCAGGCGCCGCCGCCCGCGGCCGTCTCGCCCGAGGAGCTCGCCCTGCGGCCGAGCTGGAAGACGCCCATCGTGTTCGGCGTGCTGGCGCTGGTCGCGCTCATCACGTTCGGCATCCTCGGCGAGTCCGGGCAGACCAGCACGTTCGGCATCTCCACCGGCTCCGACGCCTGGCAGATCGACCCGCTGGCGCTCTCGTCGCAGCCGGTGGCGCTGGGGCTGTCGCTGGTGTGCGTGGTCATCGCCGCGTACTCGGCCTGGCTGGTGCGGGCCGGGCAGGCCGTGCCGATGTGGCTGACGGTGCTGTTCACCGTCGCGTTCGTGCTGGCGTTCCTCGTGTGGGCGGTGGCCGGCGAGCAGATCTCGTTCACGTCGCTGCTGCAGGGCGCGCTGGCGCTGTCGGTGCCGCTGGTGTTCGGTGCGCTGTCCGGCGTGCTGTGCGAGCGGGCCGGCGTCATCAACATCGCCATCGAGGGCCAGCTGCTGGCCGGCGCCTTCCTGTCCGCTGTGGTCGCGACGCTGACCGGCAGCCTCTACGTGGGGCTCATCGCGGCGATCGTGGCCGGCCTGCTGGTGGCGTTCGTGCTGGCCGTGTTCGCGATCAAGTACATCGTCAACCAGATCATCGTCGGCGTCGTGCTGAACGTGCTGGTCATCGGCGTCACGAACTTCCTGTACGGGCAGCTGCTGGCGCCCGAGGCGGCCACCTGGAACAGCCCCGGCACGCTGCCGCGCATCGAGATCCCGCTGCTCAGCGAGATCCCCGTCATTGGGCCGGTGCTGTTCGAGCAGACCATCGTCGTCTACGCCATGTACGTGACGGTGATCCTGGTGCAGATCGCGCTCTTCCGCACCCGCTGGGGCCTGCGCGTCCGCGCCGTCGGCGAGCACCCGAAGGCGGCCGACACCCTGGGCATCCAGGTCAACAAGGTGCGCTTCCGCAACGTCCTGCTGGGCGGCGCGGTGGCGGGTCTCGGCGGCGCGTTCTTCACGCTCGGCAACGTCGGCGCGTTCTCGCGGGAGATGTCGGCCGGGCAGGGCTTCATCGCGCTGGCCGCCATGATCTTCGGCCGGTGGAGCCCGCTGGGGGCGCTCGGGGCGGCGCTGCTGTTCGGGTTCGCGAACAACCTGCAGAGCCTGCTGGGCATCATCGGCACGCCGATCCCCAGCGAGTTCATGCTGATGCTGCCGTACATCCTGACGATCTTCGCGGTCGCCGGGCTGGTCGGCCGGGTCCGCGCACCGGCCGCCGACGGCGAGCCGTACGTGAAGTCGTGA
- a CDS encoding cytidine deaminase: MTSVDWAALRAAAAEVAAHAYAPYSGFPVGAAALVSDGRVVVGCNVENAAYGVTLCAECGLVSSLVAGGGGRLVAFTCVGGEDRHLIMPCGRCRQLLWEHGGAALLVETPLGVQTMDQVLPQAFGPEDLPDPHP, encoded by the coding sequence GTGACGTCCGTCGATTGGGCTGCGTTGCGCGCGGCCGCCGCCGAGGTGGCCGCGCACGCCTACGCGCCCTACTCCGGGTTCCCGGTCGGCGCGGCGGCGCTGGTCTCCGACGGGCGCGTCGTCGTCGGCTGCAACGTCGAGAACGCGGCCTACGGGGTCACCCTCTGCGCCGAGTGCGGGCTGGTGTCGTCGCTGGTCGCCGGCGGGGGTGGACGGCTGGTCGCCTTCACCTGCGTGGGCGGGGAGGACCGGCACCTGATCATGCCCTGCGGACGGTGCCGGCAACTGCTGTGGGAGCACGGCGGGGCCGCGTTGCTGGTCGAGACGCCGCTCGGCGTGCAGACCATGGACCAGGTGCTGCCGCAGGCGTTCGGCCCCGAGGACCTGCCGGACCCGCACCCGTAG
- a CDS encoding maleylpyruvate isomerase N-terminal domain-containing protein, translated as MTTVRQTYLDAAATAIALLRDPAVARHWDEPSALEEFTVAGLAGHLAGQVLGLPDVLATPVPDVPPAALLDHYTRSTWIDTGVDSATNVKIRAGGDANAADGPDALVERTTATLAALRTALAAEPADRVVHLTGRWSLSLDDYLTTRLLEIAVHDDDLAVSVGIETPELPDVALAPVFALLTTLSARKHGTPAVLRALARAERAPSSITAI; from the coding sequence ATGACGACGGTGCGGCAGACCTATCTCGACGCGGCGGCGACGGCGATCGCGCTGCTCCGCGACCCGGCGGTTGCACGCCATTGGGACGAGCCGAGCGCCCTCGAGGAGTTCACGGTCGCCGGGCTCGCCGGGCACCTCGCCGGGCAGGTCCTCGGGCTGCCGGACGTGCTGGCGACGCCGGTGCCGGACGTGCCGCCCGCCGCACTGCTCGACCACTACACCCGGTCCACCTGGATCGACACCGGCGTCGACTCAGCGACCAACGTGAAGATCCGCGCGGGCGGCGACGCCAACGCCGCCGATGGTCCCGATGCCTTGGTGGAGCGGACGACGGCGACGCTGGCGGCACTACGCACGGCCCTCGCCGCCGAGCCGGCCGACCGCGTCGTGCACCTGACCGGCCGCTGGTCGCTGAGCCTCGACGACTACCTGACGACGCGGCTGCTCGAGATCGCCGTCCACGACGACGACCTCGCCGTCAGCGTCGGCATCGAGACGCCGGAGCTGCCCGACGTCGCACTGGCACCGGTGTTCGCCCTGCTCACGACGTTGTCGGCGCGCAAGCATGGCACGCCGGCCGTGCTCCGGGCCCTCGCCCGGGCCGAGCGGGCGCCGTCGTCGATCACCGCGATCTGA
- a CDS encoding thymidine phosphorylase, whose product MAAPEPFDAVDVIRTKRDHGELSDGQIDWVVDAYTRGVVADEQMSALAMAILLNGMQRREIARWTEAMIRTGRRMDWSAVERPTTDKHSTGGVGDKITLPLAPTVAACGAAVPQLSGRGLGHTGGTLDKLESIPGWRASLSASEMLDVLRSTGAVVCAAGDDLAPADKKLYALRDVTSTVEAIPLIASSIMSKKIAEGTGALVLDVKVGSGAFMKDVPSARELASTMVALGSDAGVRTVALLTNMETPLGLTAGNALEVRESVGVLDGGGPEDVVELTVTLAREMLAAAGLSGGKDPADALKDGSAMDVWRRMIAAQGGDPSAPLPTASETHTVLAPASGVLARLDAYQVGVAAWRLGAGRARKDESVQAGAGVELHAKPGALVRAGEPLLTLHTDEPARFDRALEALDGGYLIAPEGSRPDLPALVIDRIG is encoded by the coding sequence ATGGCAGCACCCGAACCCTTCGACGCCGTCGACGTCATCCGGACCAAGCGCGATCACGGCGAGCTCTCCGACGGGCAGATCGACTGGGTCGTCGACGCGTACACGCGCGGCGTCGTCGCCGACGAGCAGATGTCGGCGTTGGCCATGGCGATCCTGCTCAACGGCATGCAGCGGCGCGAGATCGCCCGGTGGACCGAGGCGATGATCCGCACCGGCCGGCGCATGGACTGGTCCGCCGTCGAGCGCCCCACCACCGACAAGCACTCCACCGGCGGCGTCGGCGACAAGATCACCCTTCCACTGGCGCCGACGGTGGCAGCCTGCGGTGCCGCGGTGCCCCAGCTGTCCGGGCGCGGGCTCGGCCACACCGGCGGCACGCTGGACAAGCTCGAGTCGATCCCGGGCTGGCGCGCGTCGCTGTCGGCGTCGGAGATGCTCGACGTGCTGCGTTCGACCGGCGCCGTCGTGTGCGCGGCCGGCGACGACCTCGCCCCGGCGGACAAGAAGCTGTACGCATTGCGCGACGTCACGAGCACCGTCGAGGCGATCCCGCTCATCGCGTCGTCGATCATGAGCAAGAAGATCGCCGAGGGCACCGGCGCGCTGGTCCTCGACGTCAAGGTGGGGTCCGGTGCGTTCATGAAGGACGTCCCGTCGGCGCGCGAGCTGGCGTCGACCATGGTCGCGCTCGGCTCGGACGCCGGGGTGCGGACCGTCGCGCTGCTGACGAACATGGAGACGCCGCTCGGGCTGACGGCGGGCAACGCGCTCGAGGTGCGCGAGTCGGTCGGGGTCCTCGACGGCGGCGGCCCCGAGGACGTCGTCGAGCTCACCGTCACGCTGGCGCGCGAGATGCTGGCCGCGGCCGGGCTCTCCGGCGGAAAGGACCCGGCCGACGCGCTGAAGGACGGCTCGGCCATGGACGTGTGGCGGCGGATGATCGCGGCACAGGGCGGCGACCCTTCGGCGCCGTTGCCGACGGCGAGTGAGACGCACACCGTCCTGGCGCCGGCGTCCGGCGTGCTGGCCCGCCTCGACGCGTACCAGGTGGGCGTCGCGGCCTGGAGGCTCGGCGCCGGCCGGGCCCGCAAGGACGAGTCGGTGCAGGCCGGCGCCGGGGTCGAGCTGCACGCCAAGCCGGGCGCGCTCGTGCGGGCCGGCGAGCCGCTGCTCACCCTGCACACCGACGAGCCGGCCCGGTTCGACCGCGCGCTCGAGGCGCTCGACGGCGGGTACCTCATCGCGCCCGAGGGCAGCCGGCCGGACCTCCCCGCACTGGTCATCGACCGCATCGGCTGA